The nucleotide window TACAGACGAATAGTATAATTGTAattaatatgcacatgtgcattggcaATTAATGTacaaaaaagttattttttttttgttacaatcATAATGCACAGGTGCATAAATTTGCATTGCGACATAATTTGAGTTATGATGCATAATTTGTAATATAAGGCAATTAACACAATGAACGCGTGCATATAACATTGAGTATTCATAATGTACATCACAAAACAATTGTAAATGTGCAGTTAatacaatgcacatgtgcatgaaaTATCGAATAATCATAATGTACGATATAAAACAGGTGTGAACATAGTACAAATAAGTATATAATTGAACAAGTCACATTTTACATAAAATTAACATAATTTACCTTTAGTTTCAAACCGAATGAATTGCAAGTTTTGATGTTCTGTGCTTGTAGGTGCTGTACCGGTAGATGTGGTGTTACCAGTAGATGTGGTGTCAACTGTGGTGTCAACTGATAACGATTGATCGAATAAATTAGCAGTATGAGAGCCTACATTGCCTCCTACATTGCCTGATGATGTAAACATTGAATCCAGCGTTTGTATTTCAAACCCATGAAGGGTGTATCGACTTGCAACTGGGTTTGCAGCAGGTAAGGTAACTGGGTTTGCAGTAGGTAAGGTATTGATATCAGACGGGCCAACAGCAGAAATAGGGTTAACATTGGCATTAGACGGGCCGCAAATACCAGAATCGAGATGTGGATTATATGCAGGAGATGTTGTATGATGATCATCAGATGTCGTAGGTTCAACTCCAACACGAGAAGAGTCAGACCAAGCCATTTGTGACCGAAATCGGAATCCAAATGTCGTAATCAGTATCCCAATCGAATCCCCCGTAAGATCGCCGCCGTGAAACTCACCGCCGTAGTTCGCCGTCGCCCCGTCGCCGATTAAACAAAATCTCCAGCGAAACCCAAGATTGGAAACCCTAAATCTTCAACGACGATAGACGATAGTGAACAGGGGCTGAAAATAAGAATGGAGCGCGTGTTTTTTTATTGAATGTcaattaattacaagtttgccatatgttcacattggttctcgcggttctcgcaataaagggcggttcctaacggatctttatcctatatatatatatatatatatatatatatatatatatccagaCCGACACGAAATATAAAATAAACACTCTAACGAAATAAATGCACCGTCATTGGCAACGATCGTCGAGGCGTCCCGACAAGGAAGCACATATCGCGGAGGACATTTGGTCACTTTCGACACCAAAATATATACATTTGGATACTATGATgaaactctaaaaataatatatttttagacattggaaatataaatatatttcaacactTATAATTCCGGAAAGTATAAAGTAAAAATTCGCTAAGTGTAAACACATGGGAAAATAAGAATTGTACATGTATACAAATACATATAAAATACGTATATAAATACTAGTGACGAAATGTACAAGTACACGTATATACACGGTATATGTATACGTATAATTACCACATAAATACCAATGACGGAATGTACATATACAAGTATAAATATGGTATACGTAGACGTATAAAATACGCAAGTACATAGTGATGTACTCAAATACACTTGTTAAAGTGTACACTCACAAAGAATACCGTACATGTACATTAACGTAGATAcgatgttaaaaataaatatttttaactatATCTTGTAAAGATATACAGATATATTTGTGAAACAAATATACGCAAGCAAACCGAACATACATGTACATGTGAACCAGGTTCACTAAACTTAGAAATATATATTTGAAGAatatatattacacctaacgaaCTTACGCCCGTGCGCGGCATAGAGACGCTTTTGGGCTAGGTCCACTTATACCGCGTGAGACACGCAGACTCAAATGGGCTAGGCCCATTTTTACTTTTACGAGGCACAAAGACACTCATGGGCTAGGCCCACTTATATCGTATAAGACACTGAAACTCAAATGGGCTAGGCCCATTCTTACCTGTGCGAGGCACAAGGACTTTCATGGGCTAGACCCACTTATGCTCGTGCGAGGCACGTGCACTCACGAAGGGCAAGGCTTGTTCGTACACCTTATGaacgctatatatatatatatatatatatatataagaagtatATATATTAAAGCAACAATGCGAAACAAATTCCAGCATATTAGAACACACAAGGGTTCCAAATATATAACAAATACAAATACATTAACGTTCAAGATGAGCAACGTGTACACAATTTAACATAAACCAAAGTGTCTAATGAGTTAGAGCACTTGTAGGTTGTTACGCGCTTTTGGATACCCCGATTTGCTAGCACATATTACGGACACAAAGTtctgagttcatgtcccccttttcttttaaatgtttttggttttataactctcggggggaaatacatgttactatggtaTGGTTAAACTATGGAATGGAATACTCAATCATGTGCGAATAGGCTGAAACTTAAGCGccattaatcttgtttaagacAAAGGAACAAAAGGGGTAGATCTATCGGCTacagggcgagccccactcatgggtccttgtgtggccgcaTGGAGTGCTTTTGTTGTCCCCGCCGAGTGGGCCGGTACTAAATCATCTACgggttggtggcttcctatgtcggcacacatattaatgtcctagctacacattaatgatcaacaagTTCCTTCACGCTTTACATACCAGTTTTCGATACTTGAagtttcaaatgtttttaagattcatttgatacacatttaaaacacatgaactcgccaacttttgttgatgttttaaacttacatgtatttcagaaaATTAAGTGGATCTTGGTGCGGCAAGTTACATGGTTTCAAGGTTGTCAAGAAGTCGATGTCATCTACATTTTGGAAGGGTTTGGTCCATATATCCTGTCTTTAAACCGGACATAGGATGCAAAGCCCTGTTGTTTAAAAACTGTATTTTGAACAAGTCTATGTTGTAAAACTTATTAACTTATGTTGTCTGTTGTTTCAAATAACTTATGACTTGTATTCTCTATTATggtaatggatgaacatcgtgcatgttttatttcatatagcttgtttaCTTActtcgtatgcaatgaaaaccgaTCAAGTCACACCGCGCGCTTCCGCCTCTGATGCGGGTGTGACATATAATGGTTAATTAGAGTTAGAGTTTTAATGAAGAATGAAGATGATTGAGGGAATAAAGGAGGTAAGAAAAGGGAAATCTGGATGGTGCAAAAAACCATTATGCGGATTAAGCTTCTACGCGTCACGCGGGCTTCAAGTCCTTGCCCGCCGTACGCGACGTGTTCGTTTAGCAGCCGAAGTTTGTTTTTGACATAATGGCCCTTTCATATGTTTTTCTATGTTAAAAGTTTATATTTTAGGGGCTTTCAAGTATAGGAAGTGTACGCATGAATGTGTTACATATTGTGCGAGTATGAGTGATAGTATGTATGTATATCAAGTCTAAGTCTCGGTTTTGCGTATAAACACTTTTAACGATTGATTGCATATAACCCAAGTATGATTGATATAAATACGATTTTCTTATTATGATCGAAGTCTCAGACTACAAGATTGGAAATGAAATACAAATACAAGTTTCTATAAATATAAACGTGAATACAATTTTATAAATATGGATTATACAGAAATGCGAAGCATTACATGACCCATCGGTATTGTTTGCCATTTCGTCCAGACATAACCATTGGTTTCATAATCAATTCCTGAAACTGGATCAACATGTAACCATTCCTTGATCTTTCTATTGATAGCCGTTGAAAAGATATACTATCAAGACAAACACTTCAAATTAGaaggaaaaaaaaagaattttccATTTAAGTACTCAAAGATAAAACTGAGTTCAACAAGGTTGATGTAAAAGAAGAGCATACACTATCACATACCTGAATGTTATCTTTACTATGCGGCATATAGAGCTAACAGGTGCGTCATGTCCTTCAAAGAAGAATAAGTTGGTGCTTGTTTTAGCATCCTAAACCTGTATTAACCCATGACTTTTTTAAGCTTCACCTCAAAGCAGTTTGCAGGTGATCACTCATCAACACCAAAAGTAAAGTATTGAAGATCAAAAGTTTCGAGcatcattcaagggggagtttgttgatacactccctGATTGTGACACGTGAAGACCTTTAAAGATCCGACAGTGTGAAGaacgaaccatcacgagtagcgtccaagggggagtttgttggtacacattatgtggacgcgactcgattCGGTTCGACTCAGTTAGGTACGACTCAAGTCCGACGTCGCGACATTCTTCCGTCGTGCACCCCAGAGTTCGACACACGAAGCACGGAGTGCCGCAAGctaacatcaccatgacatcatcatgatgatgtcatgtagCTTGACAAAATACATGCAACTATTGAAATTATCTGTGAATACGTTGATTTAATAGTTGTTGGGCAAAGTGCATTTATTGGGCCATTACTTGTCTTAACTGGGCTTGCCTTTGACGATGACTAGGCCTGAATCCAACGAAGATTGGGTCAAATAGAGCCCATCAAAGACTACTTTATATATGACGAAGTCTCAATAAGATTGCATGTGACGAAGACTTTCTGCAACAAAGACTTCTTGTGATGAAGTCTCAACACGACGAAGATCAAGGGTTCGTCACTTGTTTGTTCGCCAAAGACCACACGACGAAGTCTTCAATCTTTGTCGGTTTTGGATCTTCGTCATGGATAGTTCGGTCAGCTACAGATGGTTCGCCGAACCTTCATCATATATAACTAGCAGACTGAAGACAGAACAGTAGAGAAAGAGAACACAGTGGGAGAGGATACACTGTAAAACACACACACGCACTGAGAGTTTATAAGGAGATCTTGTAAACATTGCTTTGTAACCGTCGTACATATTAATACATTTGAGTTTTAAACGTTGAATCTTTGTGTTGTGTTTATCTCTCGCTCGGTTTGTATCGTaacgtggattccgcactcgttacggTATCCGAAACAAGATCTCTAGTTGTCCGGCGATCCGAAAACGGACCTACAGTTTTTGAATcccatacggaccgtaagacctatagtcttgcggtccgtaaccgcttGCCAGTGCCAATAATTTATTTAGTTTAGGGCCCGTAACCATGTAtggcttatggtccgtaagcgtCACTCAGAGGCCAAAAATTGGCATGTTGACATAAATGGTCGCTCCACGACATTCTTCCAAATGTTTTACATATTTAGTCCCTCTCGTCAAACAACGTGACATAAAATGAGAGTTTATCAGACACGTGTCATTATATCATTCGACacaaatttccgaggtgttacatcaggCAATAAAAAAACATGCGGATTAAGCTTCTATGTGTCGCGCGGACTTCAAGTCCTTGCCCACTGCACGCAGCGTGTTCGTTTGGCAGCCGAAGTTTGTTTTTTTGACATAATGGCCCCCGAACTTTCATATGTTTGTCTTTTTGTGTTAAAAGTTTATATTTTAGGGGTTTTCAAGTGTAGGAAGTGTACGCATGAATATATTACGTATTGTGCGTGTATGTGTGATAGTATGTATGTATTACAAGTCTCGGTTTTGTGTATAAACAATTATTTAACGATTGATTGCATATAACACAAGTATGATTTATATAAATACGATTTTCTTATTATGAtcgaagtctcggattacaagatTGGAAATGAAATACGAATACAAGTTTCTATAAATATAAATGTGAATACAACTTTCTAAATATGGATTATACCAAAATGCTAAGCGTTACATTACCCATTAGTATTGTATGCCATTTCGTCTAAATATGGATTacacaaaaatgctaagtgttACATGACCCATCAGTATTGTATGCCATTTCGTCTAAATATGGATTATACAAAAATGCTAAGCGTTACTTGACCCATCAGTATTGTATGCCATTTTGTCCAGACATAACCAGGGGTTTCAAAATCAATTTTTGAAGCTGGATCAACATGTAACCACGCCTTGATCTTTCTACTCATAGCCGTTGAAAAGATATATACTATCAAGACAAACACTTCAaattagaaagaaagaaaaaaaaagaattttccATTTAAGTACTCAAAGATAAAACTGAGTTCAACAAGTTTGATGTTGAAGAAGAGCATACACTATCACATACCTGAATGTTATCTTTGCTATGCGGGCATATAGAACTAACAGGTGCGTCATGTCCAAGAAGAATAAGTTGGCACCTGTTTTAGCATCCTAAACCTGTATTAACCCATGACTTTTTTAAGCTTCACTTCAAAGCAGTTTGAAGCCGGTTCAGGTTAAAACCCTaacccgatttgtgcacctctAACTTCAACTACGTCTCTAGACCTGTTTATCAAAAAATGCAGCAATTAACCCCAAAGATACCCTAACCATCATCTTTATGGTTATGATCATCAGCCTTCAGGTTCTCCACACGGAGATGGCTTATGACCATTGCCCTAAAAATGAAATAACATAGAATGTTAAGCCCTTAAAATCAATGCCAATTTGATTAAAGTTTTCTGATTTGATACTTAGAAGTTGCTTGTGTTTTCGATGACAAGGGGATAGCCCCTACAAAATTTTATTAGTATAAACTTTGTACAACAAGTTGTATGTATATGAACTAAACCAATTGAAGATTTGTGTGTAACTGAaaaaacttttattaaaacaCCTACAGAAAGAATATCAATGTAACATATAGAAAACATATGAATCCTGATTAATTAACTTTACCAAAAAAATTATCCAAATTTTTCAGATTCGACTGAATCCCAACAAAGAGCGTTAAACCAAAAAAACAGCCAAAAGATTATGGTTCTTAATAATCACGAGGAATATCTTTGGTAAGATATGGGCGATTAGTAAATATAAACATCCTTAAGTTGCCATAGATCTAAAGGATAGCTTCTTGAAGCTCAACGAATTATATAGAATTTATACGATTAACAGCTACCTGAAACGAGATGGGTCTTCCGAAATCCGATGAGCAGTCAACGATCGTTCTTCAACACCCTACATGATGATACCGATTCTATgttatgaaaacaaaaacaaaaacaaaaaactgAAATAAGACCATAACTAGTTTCTGATCAAACTCACCGATGATTTACCCAAATCGGGAGGCCAGATTTTTTTGAACTTGCACGAAAAAGCAGTAGCCATGTCTGACGGCTGCGGTGGTAGTCTGACAAACGAACAACAAGAGAGAGTAGAATTTATAATCGGGTTTACCCTACAATAATTATTTTGCATTCCACCCCCTCCACTTACTCCCATTTCTACATTTTACCGTTCATATCTTAAAGTAGTAATTTTATTTGCAAGTTTTTCTCACCTAACATCTTTTATATACTACATGAATTTAGATAAGATGGTGGAAAAGCCTTTCGTTATGCAAATGTGTCACTGTGTAAAAATCTTAAGGGAGTTGTTGAACCCAGTTTGTCAGGGCGTGGATGTGGGCGTTTAAAACCGCCCACCATCTGGTTTGAGGGAGGAGACCACTTATCATATTTTATGGGATTGTTGGGTAGCTAAATCCATTTGGTGGTCGATTATAGTTTGGCTTAAAATTCCATATCTAGATTGGGATCTCCTGATTCAACATATTCTTGGTTCGGGCGTTGGAGATGAAAGCTTCTAAGGATTAGAAGAAGATTATTGGAGCGGTTCTTTTGGTTGCGGCCTGGGAGATTTGGAAGTCAGGAACGCGAAGATCTTCAATAATCATCACATTTACTTCACATGACCGACAATCTAATCAAAGAGAATTTGTTTTTGGATTTAAATAGATTTAAGTATGACGACATTAATTAGGACAGGTGGTGCGAGTTTAATATCCATGATGTAATATTGTAACTGTCGGGGGTTGATTTCTTATTTTATATATAGAAGTTTCGCGGTTCAAAAAAGTGAATTTAGATAAGAGTCAATAAACGCAAAACATGAGTTTCACACTTTTGGTAAATTAAGGGTTTAAGTATTTGTTAAATAAACAACTCAATCTTTGGGAATTAATTACTTCACCGATGATAGCAATGTTAAGGCAATGGCGGATCCAACCCTAGTTTGTGGGTTCATATTAACCCATTTGgtttgaaaaaaaatgaaaaaaatgaaaaaaaattagtgaaaaccttgtatgatttaaaaaaaatagtgagaatatATAAAACGAACCTACTAAAAAATTTTCTGGATCCGCCAGTTAAGGGAAAGTACATAACTCACACATGTTGTGATATAGTACGAATcataaaaatatatactaaataacaaTACTATGTACGTTCAAAAGGTAGACACGCATAGTTAGCTTAATTTGTTTCTATGACTGTTGTTCGAAAATCAATGTTACCAAGCATCCTGAGAAATGTTGATGAAATATCCAGttgtgtaaaaaaaaaattgaagagAGCTTTAAGAGATCTTATAGTAAAATGTGGGTGTCAGTTTTTATTGGAAGTAGAAAGGTTTAGAGTTATTTATAGGTTTAAATTTATAGTTACTTTTTTAGTAAAGGTGAGGGAGGCATCAACTCTTTTCCAATGGTCATAATCCACCCCATGACAATGACTCGTGACACCTACCCACCCATCACGCCCCAGGAGCAGTGTTTCACTCTGCCTTTTGGGCTAATGTGGTGGTAGACGTAAATGCATTACACACAACTTCATAGTTAAAGAAAACCTAGGCAACTTTGATTTTTCAGATCCTCCAAAATCTCACATTAAATCATCCCTAGATGTTCACAACCCATAACTTTATTGTGTACTATGTGTAAATTAGTTGCCTTCATTCATATTTTCTTGTATTCTGTATGTGATATATCTTTAATGATCTCCTAAAAATATACCTAATATTAATAATAGATTTTTCAGCACACAACTGCGAGCTCATGGTTAGTATATCAAAAACAACAATGAATCTTAATGAAAAGAATGTAGTTAGCATTTTGGTGCACCTAATGAAAAACATATGAAATGAGACAAAAATAAAAGTTCTAGCAATGTATGTTTCTAAAAGCCATGTGGTTATATACGGCCtattagggtctgtttggtatggtgTAATAGAATACATAAGGAAATAGAATGggtgaggtaatggaatggacaaaggaatgaaatggatcattacattccatagtcttgtttggttaccgTGTAGGAAAGGAATAAATCATTACCTTGTTTTGTTTGGTAGGTAAGAAAAGATGAATGAATTAAAtcggcgatgggtggtggcggTGTTCGGTGACGGCTAGGGGTGGTGGCAACGATGGGTGGCGGTAGTCGGTGGTAGCGATGGTCGGTGACGGTGGTCGGTGGGTGACGGTTGTTAGCGGTGGTAGCGGCGATGGTCGgggttggtgttggtgttggtgttgtcGACTTCTGTTCAATGGACTTGGAACTGAAGGTCAACCAACCGTTGGCTTTGTTAAAACAATCCTTAAACGACTACAATTTTAATGGAGGCAAGACAATTGGAGGTGGAGTGGTGTCGATCTTGTTGGTTGCTGGATTGAGATTCAAGCTTCATGATGCCGCTAAATCCGATCAAGCCTCCATTAACCACATACCATCTAAGTTGAACCCAGTTTGTTAGGGCGTGGATGTGGGCGTTCAAAACCGCCCACCATCTGGTTTGAGGGAGGAGACCACTTATCATATTTTATGGGATTGTTGGGTAGCTAAATCCATTTGGTGGTCGATTATGGTTTGGCTTAAAATTCCATATCTAGATCGAGAGCTCCTGATTCAACATATTCTTGGTTCGGCGTTGGAGATGAAAGCTTCTAAGGATTAGAAGAAGATTATTGGAGCGGTTCTTTTGGTTGCGGCCTAGGAGATTTGAAAGTCAGGAACGCGAAGATCTTCAATAATCATCACATTTACTTCACATGACCGACAATCTAATCAAAGAGAATTTGTTTTTGGATTAAAAGTAGATTTATGTATGACGACATTAATTAGGACAGGTGGTGTGAGTTTAATATCCATGATGTAATATTGTAAATGTCGAGGGTTGATTTCTTATTTTATATATAGAAGTTCCGCGGTTCAAAAAAGTGAATTTAGATAAGAGTCAATAAACGCAAAACATGAGTTTCACACTTTTGGTAAATTAAGGGTTTAAGTATTTGTTAAATAAACAACTCAATCTTTGGGAATTAATTATTTCACCGATGATAGCAATGTTAAGGCAATGGCGGATCCAACCCTAGTTTGTGGGTTCATATGAACCCATTCGgtttgaaaaaaatgaaaaagaaaaattagtgaaaaccttgtatgatttgaaaaaaaaaatagtgagaatatATAAAACGAACCTACTAaaagattttctagatccgccagtTAAGGGGAAGTACATAATTCACACATGCTGTGATATAGTACGAATCATAAAAATATATACCAAATAACAATTCTATGTACGTTCAAAAGGCAGATACACATAGTTAGCTTAATTTGTTTCTATGACTGTTGTTCGAAAATCAATTTTACCAAGCATCCCGAGAAATGTTGATGAAATAtccatttttgaaaaaaaaatgaagagAGCTTTAAGAGATCTTATAGTAAAATGTGGGTGTCAGTTTTTATTGGAAGTAGAAAGGTTTGGAGTTATTTATAGGTTTAAATTTATAGTTACTTTTTTAGTAAAGGTGAGGGAGGCATCGGCTCTTTTCCAATGGTCATAATCCGCCCCATGACAATGACTTGTGACACCTACCCACCCATCATGCCCCAGGAGCAGTGTTTCACTCTGCCTTTTGGGCTAATGTGGTGGTAGAGGTGAATGCATTACACACAACTTCATAGTTAAAGAAAACCTAGGCAACGTTGATTTTTCAGATCCTCCAAAATCTCACATTAAATCATCCCTAGATGTTCACAACCCATAACTTTATTGTGTACTATGTGTAAATTGGTTGTCTTCATTCATATTTCCTTGTATGCTTTATGTGATATATCTTTAATGATCTCCTAAAAATATACCTAATATTAATAATAGATTTTTCAGCACACAACTGCGAGCTCATGGTTAGTATATCAAAAACAACAATGAATCTTAATGAAAAGAATGTAGTTAGCATTTTAAAAGAATGGTGCACCTAATGAAAAACATAT belongs to Helianthus annuus cultivar XRQ/B chromosome 5, HanXRQr2.0-SUNRISE, whole genome shotgun sequence and includes:
- the LOC110923159 gene encoding uncharacterized protein LOC110923159 isoform X1; this translates as MGVSGGGGMQNNYCRVNPIINSTLSCCSFVRLPPQPSDMATAFSCKFKKIWPPDLGKSSGVEERSLTAHRISEDPSRFRSRDVVEVRGAQIGFRMLKQVPTYSSWT
- the LOC110923159 gene encoding uncharacterized protein LOC110923159 isoform X2; protein product: MGVSGGGGMQNNYCRVNPIINSTLSCCSFVRLPPQPSDMATAFSCKFKKIWPPDLGKSSGVEERSLTAHRISEDPSRFRAMVISHLRVENLKADDHNHKDDG